Part of the Streptomyces sp. f51 genome is shown below.
TCCGGGCCCGCCTTTCGCGTACCCGGTTCGCGTACCCGGTTCGCGTGCCTGGGTTGGGCGCCCGGTTCGGGCGCTCCGGGCGGGGCCTCCGGCGCGGGTGTCAATTCTGGTTGACATGACGGAGGTGTCAACGTAGGTTGACGTCATGACCGAAGCAACGGATCTCGCCGAGCGCGCGGGCGACCGCGATCCGCGGATCGGGCTGCGGGCGGTCTCCGCGCTGCGGAGGCTGCTGGAGCAGCTGGAGGCGGTACAGGTGCGCAGTGCGCGCCATCAGGGCTGGTCGTGGCAGGAGATCGCCGCGGAACTCGGAGTGAGCAGACAGGCCGTGCACAAGAAGTACGGGAGGCAGTGATGTTCGAACGATTCACGAAGGACGCGCGTGCCGTGGTCGAGGGCGCGGTGTCGCACTCCGGTCGGGTGGGCGGCGAGAGCGTCGACGAGGAGCACATGGTGCTGGCGCTCCTGGACCGGGAGGGCAGCCGGGGTTCCTTCGCCCTGACATCGCTGGGGGCGACCGGTTTCCGGGAGTCGCTGGAGCGGGACCTCGCCGAGGCGCGGCGCCGGGGCGGACTCTCGCGCGCCGACGCGGACGCCCTCTCGGGGCTCGGCATCGACCTGGCCGAGATCGTCTCCCGGATCGAGGAGGCCCATGGTGAAGGGGCGCTGGAGTTGGGCGGTCGGGGTGGCGCCGGCAGGCGCGTGCGGCGCCCGCAGTTCGGGCGGGAGGCCAAGGACGTGCTGGTGAGGGCCCTGCGGATCGCCGCCGCCCGACGCGACCGTCACATCGGTGATGAACACCTGCTGCTGGCGATCACCCTGCGGGGCGGAGTGGCGGCCGAGCTGCTGGCCGACCACGGCGTCACCTACGCGTCGGTGACGCGCGTGCTGTACGGCGAGGGCGGAGTGGCGCAGGCGGGCTGAGCGGCACCGCGAGCGAGCGGAGGCGAGCCGCTGAACACCGGGTGGGCGGGGCGATGTACGTGCCGCCGCCCATCCGGGACCGCGACGGGTGCCCGAGCGGACGCGAGCCGCCGGACCCCGGGTGGGCGGGGTCGGTGCGCGGCCCCGCCCACCCGGAATCGCCCCGTGGGTTCGCGGTCGCCGGGGCGTTACGGCCGTCCGCTGTGCAGGGTCGCGGCGATGTGGGCCGCCGCTGACGACAAGTGGCGCCGGATGTCGCGGAGTTGGTCCTCCTGGACACCGTGGTCCCGGGAGGCGTCACGGATGTCGTCGCGGAAACGGTCCAGCAGCCGGTCGAGATCCCGGGCGGGGTTGCCCGTGGAGTCCTCGTGGGCCCAGGACGGTTCGTACTCGGCGGGGAAGTCCTCCGGGGTGGCCGAGTACTCCGGCTCGGCCGGTGCTCCGGACGGCGTGCGGCCGAAGCCGAACTCCTTGCCGAAGTCCTTCCCCAGGTCCTTGCCGAAGTTCTTCCCGAAGTCGCCGAACTCCTTGGCCAGTTCGGTCAGTCCCTCGCGCACGCCCGTCGGCCAGTCCCCGCGCGCGAAGTGGTCCTGGACCTGGTCCTGGACGCGCTTGGCCATGCGCTGCATCTCCTCCTGGGCCTGCGCGCGGGCCTTCTCCTGGGCCTCCTTGGCCTGGCGGCGGGCACGCTGCGCCTCGTCACGGGCGCGGCGGCTCTCGTCCTTCGCGCGGCGGGCCTGCTCCTTCCACTCGTGGCGGACGCGCCGCATCTCCTCCTTCGCGGCCCGCCACGACTCCCTGTCCTGGAAGTCGTCGGGGCCGCCGGACCCGCCCGCCGGATCGTCGTGCTGCTGGGGCCGGGTGCCGCCCGCGCCTCCGTGGCGCGCCTCCGTGGCCGCCGCCAGCATCTCGCGGCGCAGGTCGCCGGCCGCGCCGCGGACGTCCGCGCGGATCTCCGCCGCGAGCTCGGCCACCGACTCGCGGATCTCCAGCTCCAGATCGGCCAGTTCGCCGCTGCGGTCGGCCAGTTCGGCGCGGCCGGCGTCGGTGATCGCGTACACCTTGCGGCCGCCCTCGGAGGTGTGCGTGACGAGTCCCTCGGCCTCCAGCTTGGCCAGCCGGGGGTACACGGTGCCGGCCGAGGGCGCGTACAGGCCCTGGAAGCGTTCCTCCAGGAGACGGATCACCTCGTATCCGTGACGCGGAGCCTCGTCCAGCAGCTTGAGGAGATACAGGCGCAGTCGGCCGTGGGCGAAGACGGGGGCCATCTCAGAGCACCTTCTTGTCGGTCGCGGAGTCGGCCGGCCGGCCCTCGGCGGTGTCCTCCGTCGTGTCCGGGGCGGCCGGGGCGGACGAAGAGGCCGTGTCCCGGGGGGCGGGGACGTCCTCGTACGGCTCGTCCTCCGTGGGGGGCCTGCGCAGCAGGGCGATGGAGCCCGAGACGGTCATCGCCTTCAGCCTGCCGTTGCCCGCGCCGAGACGGCCGGTGATCTTCTTGGCGCCCCACTGGCCGTTGACCCGCAGGTCCTCGAAGGCGCTGGAGACGCTGCCGCTCGCGGTGTTGGCCTCCACCTCGGCGTCCGCGGGGTGGGGGAGCCGAATGGCGATCTCGCCCGAGACGTTCGACAGCCGGACGTCGGTGGGCGAGCCCGTGGCGTCGAGGTCCACGATCATGGAGCCGCTCACCGACTCGGCCCGCACGGAGGAGCCGGATCCCTCGACGACGGTCAGGTCGCCGGAGACCGAGTTGAAGTGGAGGTCGCCCGTGACCGCCTGGGCCTCCAGATTCCCCGAGACGGTCTCCACCCGCACCGGACCTGAGACGCGGACCAGCGTGGTGTCGCCGGTGACGCCCTTCACCTGGACCCGGCCGTCCGTCCCCGAGACCACGGCGGCGGCACCGACCACGCCGACCTCGACGTGCGTGCCGGCCGGGACGGCCAGGGACACGACGGCCGCGCGGCGCCAGCCCTTGCGGTCGAGCCACTTGAGGAAGCCCTTCCAGGGAAGGTCCTCATAGGCCACCGTGAGTGTGCCGCCCTCCTGCTTCACCTGGAGCGGGGGGCCGTCCAGCTCGGACACCTCCAGCCGGGCGGAACTCTCGTCGGTCCCCACGACGTTCACTGTTCCGTTGACGATGCGTACGTGCAGCGTCTGCACGGGGCCGTCGAAGGCGAGCTTCTTCGGCTCTGTCACGGACCACTCGGACATGGTGCAGACCTCCTCGACCGGACCGGACCCCCGCGGAGCCCGAACTCGACGCGCCATATCGCGTCTCACGTATTCACGATATATCGCGGATACGGAAAGTCAAGACACCCGTTCTGGGGATCATGAGTGCATTGAAACGCGCAATTCGCCCTAAAGTGGGGCTATGTCGACTGCCTCCGGCGCGTCCAGGGACGACCGTCCGGCCCCCGGGGCCCTGCTGCTGTGCC
Proteins encoded:
- a CDS encoding helix-turn-helix domain-containing protein, yielding MTEATDLAERAGDRDPRIGLRAVSALRRLLEQLEAVQVRSARHQGWSWQEIAAELGVSRQAVHKKYGRQ
- a CDS encoding Clp protease N-terminal domain-containing protein, translated to MFERFTKDARAVVEGAVSHSGRVGGESVDEEHMVLALLDREGSRGSFALTSLGATGFRESLERDLAEARRRGGLSRADADALSGLGIDLAEIVSRIEEAHGEGALELGGRGGAGRRVRRPQFGREAKDVLVRALRIAAARRDRHIGDEHLLLAITLRGGVAAELLADHGVTYASVTRVLYGEGGVAQAG
- a CDS encoding DUF4097 family beta strand repeat-containing protein, with amino-acid sequence MSEWSVTEPKKLAFDGPVQTLHVRIVNGTVNVVGTDESSARLEVSELDGPPLQVKQEGGTLTVAYEDLPWKGFLKWLDRKGWRRAAVVSLAVPAGTHVEVGVVGAAAVVSGTDGRVQVKGVTGDTTLVRVSGPVRVETVSGNLEAQAVTGDLHFNSVSGDLTVVEGSGSSVRAESVSGSMIVDLDATGSPTDVRLSNVSGEIAIRLPHPADAEVEANTASGSVSSAFEDLRVNGQWGAKKITGRLGAGNGRLKAMTVSGSIALLRRPPTEDEPYEDVPAPRDTASSSAPAAPDTTEDTAEGRPADSATDKKVL
- a CDS encoding helix-turn-helix transcriptional regulator, producing the protein MAPVFAHGRLRLYLLKLLDEAPRHGYEVIRLLEERFQGLYAPSAGTVYPRLAKLEAEGLVTHTSEGGRKVYAITDAGRAELADRSGELADLELEIRESVAELAAEIRADVRGAAGDLRREMLAAATEARHGGAGGTRPQQHDDPAGGSGGPDDFQDRESWRAAKEEMRRVRHEWKEQARRAKDESRRARDEAQRARRQAKEAQEKARAQAQEEMQRMAKRVQDQVQDHFARGDWPTGVREGLTELAKEFGDFGKNFGKDLGKDFGKEFGFGRTPSGAPAEPEYSATPEDFPAEYEPSWAHEDSTGNPARDLDRLLDRFRDDIRDASRDHGVQEDQLRDIRRHLSSAAAHIAATLHSGRP